In one Candidatus Ozemobacteraceae bacterium genomic region, the following are encoded:
- a CDS encoding type II secretion system protein has protein sequence MRAHRIGHTGLGGFTIVEFLVVLVIMGILSTAGYPLLMEFAHQSRLEQEARVIFQDICLARQAVISAGTGTGTVNFIRVPTEAFVSSYEMFAPDGSNVRSVLMDEMLSTQQSWRRRLDTRSICILPLSVPASSATHFTLHFNDRGQLTNLPPAASYTLRVQAFHDDANPANRRPLPEVGGWDIIIDGPTNTSAVLPRLVQLP, from the coding sequence ATGAGAGCTCATCGCATCGGGCACACCGGACTCGGCGGCTTCACCATCGTCGAGTTTCTCGTTGTGCTCGTCATCATGGGCATCCTGTCGACGGCCGGGTACCCGCTGCTCATGGAGTTCGCGCACCAGAGCCGCCTCGAACAGGAGGCCCGCGTCATCTTCCAGGACATCTGCCTCGCACGACAGGCTGTGATCAGTGCAGGAACCGGAACCGGCACGGTCAACTTCATCCGGGTCCCCACCGAGGCGTTTGTCTCGTCCTACGAGATGTTCGCCCCCGACGGTTCGAATGTGCGCAGCGTGCTGATGGACGAGATGCTGTCGACGCAACAGAGCTGGCGGCGCCGGCTCGACACGCGCTCCATCTGCATTCTTCCGCTTTCGGTGCCGGCCTCGAGCGCGACGCATTTCACCCTGCATTTCAACGACCGGGGCCAGTTGACCAACCTGCCTCCCGCCGCCTCCTACACGCTCCGGGTCCAGGCGTTTCACGACGATGCGAACCCGGCCAACCGCCGACCCCTCCCCGAAGTCGGCGGCTGGGATATCATCATCGACGGCCCAACGAATACCTCTGCCGTTCTGCCGAGGCTGGTGCAGCTGCCATGA
- a CDS encoding tetratricopeptide repeat protein, translated as MPEKFISYFSTHLVDEVIEKCRKELVGKPNDPELHRNLGQAYFKKGSHQEALAAFVEAARLKPRDAEIQLAVGRCHELLGQQAEAERAFANALDIEPEWPDTHYYVGKAHLAAGRTADAKRELQAAIDRNPRFRDAMYSLALAYEREQDWPRTVETLKKIIAMPGLPDKSRNPFPYDLETLFDDPLLLNEAIRQLESAINLYPNFADLHYKLAMAFRRKGQKDQALEHFRKALTLNPKFHLARHYYWHWEDDSDPRQAKQP; from the coding sequence GTGCCGGAGAAATTCATATCGTATTTCAGTACCCACCTCGTCGACGAAGTCATCGAGAAGTGCCGAAAGGAGCTGGTCGGCAAGCCCAACGATCCGGAACTCCACAGAAATCTCGGCCAGGCGTATTTCAAGAAGGGGAGTCACCAGGAAGCCCTCGCGGCGTTCGTCGAGGCCGCACGCCTCAAGCCGCGCGATGCGGAGATCCAGCTCGCCGTCGGCCGTTGCCACGAGTTGCTGGGTCAGCAGGCCGAGGCTGAACGGGCGTTCGCGAACGCGCTCGACATCGAGCCGGAGTGGCCCGATACGCACTACTACGTCGGCAAGGCCCACCTCGCCGCCGGCCGCACCGCCGATGCGAAGCGCGAGCTCCAGGCCGCCATCGACCGCAACCCCCGCTTCCGCGACGCCATGTATTCCCTTGCCCTCGCCTACGAGCGTGAGCAGGACTGGCCTCGCACCGTCGAGACCCTCAAGAAGATCATCGCGATGCCGGGCCTGCCCGACAAGTCGCGCAACCCCTTTCCCTACGACCTCGAAACGCTGTTCGACGACCCGCTTCTGCTGAACGAGGCCATCCGGCAGCTCGAGTCCGCCATCAACCTGTATCCGAACTTCGCCGATCTGCATTACAAGCTGGCCATGGCCTTCCGCCGCAAGGGGCAGAAAGACCAGGCTCTCGAGCATTTCCGGAAGGCGCTGACCCTGAACCCGAAGTTTCACCTGGCCCGCCACTACTACTGGCACTGGGAAGACGATTCCGATCCGAGACAGGCGAAGCAGCCATGA
- a CDS encoding ATPase, T2SS/T4P/T4SS family codes for MIRKRLGDALVDAGLVTAEQLSEALVKQKELGKRLGKVLAEMKLCTDEQIAKALAGQLGINFIEMDEISVPPEVLRLIPETIVRSHTLLPVARKGNVLTVAMADPLDAFIVDEIRYQTNFEVEEAIAPESAILDVIRRYFGSEDMSSALRTIKKDDQGDLAALPEDANAFDLMATDEAAVVNFVSKIIRQAINDKASDIHLEPEEDGLRIRFRIDGVLVEIVRVPKANQAEITSRLKIMAEMDISEKRLPQDGRIRARLTDKNVDLRVSCLPVVWGEKIVVRILDKSALSLSLRDVGFEDDLLERFETAVRQPNGIILLNGPTGSGKTSTLYAALNYIISPKINISTAEDPVEMQVKGVNQVHVKSDIGLTFARTLRALMRQDPNVIMVGEIRDTETAQIAVEAAMTGHLVLSTLHTNDAPSTIGRLIDLEVEPYLIASTLSVAVAQRLVRRICPRCVQPHAPAESEVEDLQMDKLNVPAGLAFFKGKGCNNCKTSGYKGRTAVHEMMTLSDPIRRLIVNKASASEIRRAAIDGGMVPLRKCAILKASKGVTTIEEILRVTKNEEI; via the coding sequence ATGATCCGCAAGCGACTCGGAGACGCTCTCGTCGACGCCGGCCTCGTCACCGCCGAACAGCTCAGCGAAGCCCTCGTCAAGCAGAAAGAGCTGGGCAAGCGCCTCGGCAAGGTGCTCGCCGAAATGAAGCTCTGCACCGACGAGCAGATCGCGAAAGCCCTGGCCGGCCAGCTCGGCATCAACTTCATCGAGATGGACGAAATATCGGTTCCGCCCGAAGTGCTGCGGCTGATTCCCGAAACCATCGTTCGCAGTCATACCCTCCTGCCGGTCGCCCGCAAGGGCAACGTGCTCACCGTGGCCATGGCCGATCCGCTCGACGCCTTCATCGTCGACGAGATCCGCTACCAGACCAACTTCGAAGTGGAAGAGGCGATCGCGCCCGAGTCGGCCATTCTCGACGTGATTCGCCGCTACTTCGGCTCCGAGGACATGTCCTCGGCCCTGCGCACCATCAAGAAAGACGACCAGGGAGATCTGGCCGCCCTTCCCGAAGACGCCAACGCGTTCGACCTGATGGCCACCGACGAGGCCGCCGTCGTCAACTTCGTCAGCAAGATCATCCGGCAGGCCATCAACGACAAGGCCTCCGACATCCACCTCGAGCCCGAAGAGGACGGCCTGCGCATCCGGTTCCGCATCGACGGCGTGCTGGTCGAGATCGTGCGCGTGCCCAAGGCGAACCAGGCCGAAATCACCTCGCGCCTCAAGATCATGGCCGAAATGGACATCTCCGAAAAGCGCCTCCCGCAGGACGGCCGCATCCGCGCCCGCCTGACCGACAAGAACGTCGACCTGCGCGTCAGCTGCCTGCCGGTGGTCTGGGGCGAAAAAATCGTCGTTCGTATTCTCGATAAAAGCGCGCTCAGCCTTTCCCTGCGCGACGTCGGCTTCGAAGACGACCTGCTGGAGCGGTTCGAGACCGCCGTGCGCCAGCCCAACGGCATCATCCTGCTCAACGGCCCCACCGGCAGCGGCAAGACCTCGACCCTCTACGCCGCGCTCAACTACATCATCTCCCCGAAGATCAACATCTCGACCGCCGAAGACCCGGTCGAAATGCAGGTCAAGGGCGTCAACCAGGTCCACGTCAAGTCCGACATCGGCCTCACCTTCGCCCGCACTCTGCGCGCCCTGATGCGCCAGGATCCCAACGTCATCATGGTCGGCGAAATCCGCGACACCGAGACGGCCCAGATCGCCGTCGAGGCCGCCATGACCGGCCACCTCGTCCTCTCGACTCTCCACACCAACGATGCCCCGTCCACCATCGGCCGACTCATCGACCTCGAGGTCGAGCCGTACCTCATCGCCTCGACCCTCTCGGTCGCCGTCGCCCAGCGACTCGTGCGGCGGATCTGCCCCCGGTGCGTCCAGCCCCACGCGCCTGCCGAGAGCGAGGTCGAAGACCTGCAGATGGACAAGCTGAACGTGCCCGCCGGCCTCGCCTTCTTCAAGGGCAAGGGCTGCAACAACTGCAAAACCTCCGGCTACAAGGGCCGCACCGCCGTCCACGAGATGATGACCCTGAGCGATCCCATCCGCCGCCTCATCGTGAACAAGGCCTCAGCTTCCGAGATCCGCCGCGCCGCCATCGACGGAGGCATGGTTCCCCTGCGAAAATGCG
- a CDS encoding prepilin-type N-terminal cleavage/methylation domain-containing protein → MNRLGFTLIELMIVVLVIGILAAVGIPKYQSFVMESRQRACMSQLKSIDQAIGVWETQHTAFQFNDAVQLDFNPQNANLAGRQILRQNPTTLAWQWINVNGITPNTDEILRIVKDGRVFACPEVMQYYPRLDLIPNDYRTRYRFLKISGDTTQTWSENWVPRNVGRATCCFAFGYNNSNGLANPAPWGTFTGTNGVVFYPGCGGPDRTRATLHLQWLSN, encoded by the coding sequence ATGAACAGACTAGGTTTTACCCTGATCGAACTGATGATCGTCGTCCTCGTCATCGGTATCCTGGCCGCCGTCGGTATTCCGAAGTATCAGAGCTTCGTCATGGAGTCGCGCCAGCGCGCCTGCATGTCTCAGCTCAAGTCGATCGACCAGGCCATCGGCGTCTGGGAAACCCAGCACACTGCGTTCCAGTTCAATGACGCCGTCCAGCTGGACTTCAACCCCCAGAACGCGAACCTCGCCGGCCGCCAGATTCTCCGCCAGAACCCGACGACTCTCGCCTGGCAGTGGATCAACGTCAACGGCATCACCCCCAATACCGATGAAATTCTTCGCATCGTGAAAGACGGTCGCGTCTTCGCCTGCCCCGAAGTCATGCAGTATTACCCCCGTCTCGACCTGATCCCCAACGATTATCGCACCCGGTATCGCTTCCTCAAGATCAGCGGCGATACCACCCAGACCTGGTCGGAAAACTGGGTTCCCCGCAACGTCGGACGGGCCACCTGCTGCTTCGCCTTCGGGTATAACAACTCCAACGGTCTTGCGAACCCGGCGCCTTGGGGCACGTTCACCGGCACCAACGGCGTGGTATTCTATCCCGGCTGCGGCGGTCCCGACCGCACCCGCGCAACCCTGCACCTGCAGTGGCTGTCGAACTGA
- a CDS encoding ABC transporter ATP-binding protein, with amino-acid sequence MEATPILEIRDITKTYDIISDPLAACGRRAVLDGVSLTLMPGEIYGFVGLNGAGKTTTIKIALGLTRPDGGRVRFLGQDATPEDLRRLGFAPEKPSFYEFLNALETLRYAARLLGIPHDDDRSRQVLEDLELWNDREKPVGAYSKGMQQRLALACAMLHDPDVYILDEPSSGLDPLGRRRVKEILRSLRTRGKTVFFSTHILADVRELCDRVGVIHRGRMLFEGPLAGLNPSGSDLEEAFVSLISIHSPSASCTETSESEKVVDSKRSC; translated from the coding sequence GTGGAAGCCACGCCCATTCTCGAGATCCGTGACATCACGAAGACGTATGACATCATCAGCGATCCGCTGGCGGCCTGCGGGCGACGGGCGGTGCTGGACGGGGTGTCGCTCACGCTGATGCCCGGCGAGATTTACGGGTTCGTCGGTCTGAACGGGGCCGGCAAGACGACGACGATCAAGATCGCGCTGGGGCTGACCCGCCCCGACGGCGGCCGGGTGCGGTTCCTTGGCCAGGACGCGACGCCGGAGGATTTGCGGCGACTGGGCTTCGCTCCCGAGAAGCCGTCGTTCTACGAGTTTCTGAACGCGCTCGAAACGCTGCGGTACGCGGCACGCCTGCTGGGAATTCCTCACGACGACGACCGCTCACGCCAGGTGCTGGAGGATCTCGAACTCTGGAACGACCGGGAAAAGCCGGTCGGCGCGTATTCCAAGGGCATGCAGCAACGGCTCGCGCTTGCATGCGCCATGCTGCACGACCCCGACGTTTACATTCTCGACGAACCCAGCAGCGGTCTCGACCCGCTGGGAAGACGCCGGGTCAAGGAAATCCTGCGGTCCCTGAGAACGCGTGGAAAGACGGTGTTCTTCAGCACGCACATCCTGGCGGATGTACGGGAACTGTGCGACCGGGTCGGCGTCATTCACCGCGGCCGCATGCTGTTCGAGGGTCCCCTCGCCGGCCTGAACCCGAGCGGAAGCGATCTCGAGGAAGCGTTCGTTTCGCTGATATCGATCCATTCGCCATCCGCAAGCTGTACAGAAACTTCCGAATCCGAAAAAGTTGTTGACTCGAAACGCTCCTGCTAG